GACGAAAGAGCAGAATAATGCGGGCACGCTCAAGAACACTGGGTGCATTCTGCAATAACCTTCCTATAAACCACCTCTCTACATCATGATACATAGCTCGATATGTATGGCACAAATAGTGCCTACGCAGTTCCACAAAGGAGGTATTTGTCCCCTTAGTATTTCCCAGTAATATTTATGAAAAAGTTGTACTGAAAAGGGGTGGCTAAGAAGAAAGTATTTTAGAAGAAAGCTGCTTCTTAAGATGTTGAATCATCACCTCGCTCATATCGGCTAAACTGTAACGCGACTGCCACCCCCAATCTTTACGAGCCACCTGATCGTCAATACTCTCGGGCCAACTATCGGCAATCTGCTGTCGAAAATCAGGTTCGTACTCAACCTGAAAATCAGGAATATGCTGCTGAATAGAAGTCGCTATTTCAGCCGGAGTGGTGGAGAAGCCTGCTAGGTTATAGCTAGAGCGTGTGCTAATTTTATTGGCTGGTACCTGCATAATTTCTAGAGTAGCCCGCACAGCATCCGGCATAAATAGGAAGGGAAGTCGCGTATTGGGGGCAAGAAAACAGCGATAGACCTCGCCTGCCACGGCTTTGTGGTAAATAGCTACGGCATAGTCGGTAGTGCCTCCGCCCGGCAATGCCCGGTGGCCGACCAAACCTGGGTAGCGCACACTCCGCACGTCTACCTGAAATTTCTTAGCGTAATAAGCGCACAGTCGCTCTCCCGCCAACTTGGTGATACCGTACATGGTGTCAGGTGAAATGATGGTTTCCTGCGGGGTATCTATTTTGGGAGTAGTTTCTCCGAAAACCGCGATTGAACTCGGCCAAAATATCTTGCGAATTACTCCTTCTCGCGCCAGCTCCAGCACATTCAGCAAGCCATCCATATTGATCTGCCAGGCCACTAATGGGTATTTTTCCCCACGTGCCGAAAGTAGTGCTGCTAATAGATAAACCTCCTGTATTTGCTGTTCTTGCACAATCGCACGTAGCTGGTCAGCATTCAGCACATCTAGTTTGATAAAATTTTTCCGGTCAGATGGGGTGATATCCGAAGGAATTACCTGATCTTCACCGTAAAAATCTACCAGGGCATCCGTCAGTTCTACTCCTAATTGCCCGTTCGATCCAACCACCAGCACTTTGCCCGTGTCTGCCATAATATGTTGTTTCTGTATCAGTCTCCTAAATCTCCGCAAAGATAGCGAATTGCTAAAATTCATCGGCTATCCAAAGGGATAATATGGCTAACCAAACCGAGATAAAAAGAAAATAAATGAATCAAGAAACTATGCATTTTATACGACTAGAAAACCTAAATATTGAGTACAATCTGAGTGGAAATAAAGAGAATGAAACGATTTTATTTGTCCATGGACTAGGAGCCAATCTCAACCAATTTGAAAAGCAGCACGAATATTTTAGCGACAGTTTTCAGGTTTTGTCGATTAACTTGAGAGGCCACGGAGAATCATCGTTTTCATACCAGCCCAATCAACCTGATTTTACTTTATCAGCTATGCGTGAAGATGTGATCAAGGTGCTTGATCATCTAGCAATTGAACAGGTACATTTTGTAGGAAACTCTATGGGTGGAAACGTGGGCTACGAATTACTGAAATCACATCCATCACGCCTGAAAACATTTACCACGTTTGGCACTACGGCTGAGCTACAAAAATCTAAACTAACCATTGTTCTGATGAGAACTATGTACAAGTTGCTTAGCTCCCGAACTCTTGGTAGTCTGTCCAGTTCTTCGGGAAATACCGCGTACTCGAAGCAACTCATCAAGAAGATGATGTCTCAAATGGCAAAATCAACTGTGCTTGCCATCATCCCCAATATTGCAAATTTTAATTATTTAGCGGTAATCCGAAACTCAAAAGTGCCCGCCATGATTATTAAGGGGGGTAAAGATCAGGAGATCAATAAAGTGATCGGTAGTACGATTGAAGAATTTGAGCAACGAGGCAATTTCCAGCTGAGAAATATGACTGAAGCCGGGCATTTTGCTAACCTTGATAACCCCGAACAGTTTAATCAACTACTAGAAGATTTTTATAATAACCACTAGCAATAACAATAGCTATTAGTCTAATTATTCATCCACTATGTACGAAACACTAAAACCCGCCTTAGAAAAAGAGTTAGCTGAAATTCGAGAAGCCGGCTTGTACAAGTCCGAACGTATTATCACTACTCCGCAAGGTGCCGTTATTAAAACCGACGCGGGAGAAGAAGTTATTAACTTTTGTGCGAATAACTACCTCGGCCTTTCTTCTCATCCCCAAGTGATTGAAGCCGCCAAACGAACCATTGACACCCACGGCTTCGGTCTGTCGTCGGTGCGCTTCATCTGTGGCACCCAGGATATTCATAAAGAACTGGAACAGAAGATTTCCGACTTTCTGGGCACGGAAGATACCATTCTCTACGCGGCGGCTTTTGACGCTAACGGCGGATTGTTTGAACCACTGCTCGGCAAAGAAGATGCGATCATCTCTGACCAACTGAATCATGCTTCCATCATAGATGGAGTCCGTCTGTGCAAAGCCATGCGCTTCCGCTATCAGCATAATAATATGGCTGACTTAGAAAAACAGTTGCGGGAAGCAGACTCGATGGGTGCTCGTCACAAAATCATCGTTACCGATGGGGTGTTTTCTATGGATGGCACCATTGCCCAATTAGATAAAATCTGCGATCTGGCCGATCAATACCGAGCTTTGGTAATGATTGACGAATGCCACTCTACTGGGTTTATGGGCAAAACCGGGCGGGGTGTACACGAACACTGCGATGTGATGGGTCGGGTAGATATTATCACCGGAACATTGGGAAAAGCCTTAGGCGGGGCTTCCGGCGGGTTTACCGCTGCCCGCAAAGAGATTGTAGAAATGTTACGGCAACGCTCGCGCCCCTACTTATTTTCCAACACCTTAGCTCCATCTATCGTAGGCGCATCCATTGCCGTACTCGATATGCTCTCCAGTACTACCGAACTGCGCGATAAACTGGAAGACAACACCACCTACTTCCGCCAGAAGATGACCGAAGCCGGATTTGACATTAAACCGGGCACCCACGCTATTGTACCGATTATGCTGTACGAAGCCCCGCTAGCCCAACAGTTTGCCGCTCGATTACTAAAGAAAGGTATCTACGTGATTGGCTTCTTCTATCCAGTAGTTCCCCAGGGGCAAGCCCGCATCCGAGTACAAATGAGTGCCGCCCACGAACGAGCGCACCTCGATCAGGCAATTAACGCCTTTGTAGAAGTAGGAAATGAGTTGGGGGTATTGGTGGCTTAGAACTTTAGGTCAGAAGAATTATAAGGGTAAAAAGCTTACATTTCCCCTCCAGCACAGTAGGAACTATCTTTCCTATTATCTTATTTCGAGAGTAATACGAACTACCATTGTTTGATCGTTACCATGTCGCGTACAACATCTAAATATTTCATGCGCTATTTATTTTGCTTATTTCTACTATCTGGACTGAGTTTATCTTTGGCTTTCGCCCAGGACGAAAAGGATAAAAAAGAGGAAGAAGAAACCGTTGAAAAACCCTTTGCTCCAGATACTTCAGATATTTTTCTGGTTGACCCGGCTACGCAGGTTCCGCTTACGGTAAACCTGGAAGCAGAAGAGGAGGAAGAGAAAGAGGAGAAAAAAGCAAAGAAGAAGAAAAAGCGAAAGAAAAACGTTTTCTACAATATTAAAACTAAGAAAGGCTTTGCCCGCTCAGCCCGGGGTGGAACCGATGTTATTGAAACATTTCACTATCTGAAGGAATTCGAAATGCCCGACCCTTACGTGCGGGATGTCTACTGGTACGATACCAAGCGTAAGCAAATTCGTACTACACACAACATCACCAAGAACAAAGCACTGATTCTGCATGGTCCCTACAAAAAAATGACCGTTGATAACGAAATTCTGGAAGAAGGCATTTTCTACAAGGGCACTAAGCACGGTCGGTGGACGAAGTACAGCAAGAAGGACATTTTGCTCGACAAAGAGAAATACACTCGAGGCTGGCCCCGGGAGTCAGAAATCACCTACTACGACGAAGGTAAACGTACGAAACCCCAGGAAGTGATTCCGGTGGAATACGGTGAAAAAGAAGGTTACTATTTTTACTTTCACCCCAGCGGGCGTATCGCAGTGGAAGGAGAGTATCAGGAAGATCAGAAAGTAGGCATCTGGACGGAGTTTTACGATTACGACCGTCGACCCAAGAAACAGATTAAATACACCGATGATCCTTACGACGACGAAGCCCGCCCGTACACCATGAAAGAGTGGAGCCCTGAAGGAAAAGTGGTTTACGAGCACAAGAAGGACACTAGATAAAGATCTACTTCCAAGAGTCTAAAAAAAGTTCGTCTGTCTCCTTATTACTGCTTACTAAGTAACAACTCAACCCGGGCGTCCTGACTGTTTTCTTCCTGTTCACGGCGCAGGGTAATGTTGGTGGCATTCATTTGTGAGTTGCGCGTCTGATCGCCAAACTCACAAATGAAGGTATCATGATTTTCAATCATCAGAGTAAAGACATTGACTTTGGAAAAGCCTTGATTCTCTCGGGTACGTTGCAATTGCCATCGCTCTATTCCTTGGTAAAGAGTATCATTGCGCGTGTATTCAAATCGTAGCGTATCATTATCAAAAATAAACTGACCTAGGTTCCCAGCTTCATCCACTCGATTGTCTCCTGAGTTATCGTAAATAGATATAGCTTCGTTCACCTGCCATACTCCTTGTAGTGAGTCAACCCCTTGTGATGTATCATCGTCTTTACAAGCTGACACTATCAGGAAAACAAGTAAAATAATCCAAAAAAAGGTATCATTCATTCGCTTGGTGCTATTCATATCGTAATCTTCTTTGAATATTGTAATTACTTTCGCCGAAAGTAAGTTAACATAAAACTGAGATCTCCAGCACAAGAAATCAAAATAACCGCTCTAACATATTTTACAATTAACATCTCACTGTTCTACCTGTCTCAGTATCATGGCAAAATAGGGTTCACCAGGTAAAGATACTTCATCGTCTTTAACGTATTTTCCGTCCAGTCGAGTTATATCACCACTTACGGTATTTACCAGATCAATGGTAAATTTTTGGTTTTTGGGTAGCTCCGATAAAACCCAGGAAGCATTTTGATATTCGCCTAGATAATACAAATAGTACTCGTTTGGTATACCTGCCAATATCCAGTTGAGTCGCCAACCGTTACCCATAGGCGTTAACTGCCCAGGAATACCATCCAGTACCTTGCCTAAGGTCTTAAGTTGGTGGGCAGATTCTCCCACAAAAGTACCGCCTTGTCTGAAAAACTGATAGTTGGTCTTGGGCTGAAAGTAGGCTTCGCCGTGCGTGCCATAAGCTCCCAATATGGTCATCAGCCAAAATCTGTGACGGATTACATCTCCGTTTAGCGCAACAATTCTGGCATCGCCATTTCCTTCGTAACAAAATTCATCAAAAATAATCGGCTTTTGATACTCCTCCCGAAGCGATAGTGCCCGCCACCAACTCTCACTCTGAATACTCGCGTGCGTCACCCAAGGTTTAGTATGATCGTACCAAACGCCAGCATTGTGATTGGAACGTAAATGTTGATAGGGATCATGTTCTGCAAAAAAGTGGAAGTAATCATCCCAATCGTCCACGGTGCGATGGGTCATTAAATCAAATTCATTAGCCATTGACCACCACACATTACGAAAGGCACCGAATCGGGCGTTGACATAATTTAGATACAGATACTGTTCCTCCTTATCCATTTGATCAAAACCCCAAACACCTTTATCGTAAGGGTGAAAAAGGACAAGATCAGCCTGAATACCCATACTTTGTAACTCGAGTATATATTGCTCGTACTTTCTAAAGTATTCAGGATTAAATCTAGTGAAGTCCCATTTTTTGCCACTCCCCTCATACGGATATTGGGCAAGTTCTCTTCCACTTGGGGCGTGAGGTAATATCATGAACCGTACTTTGTTGAACGGAGAATTCTTTAGAGACTTCAGACTGTTTGTTCTAGTAGATTCATCTTGTTGTACCCACCCGTAAGCAGTTGTACCTAATGGGTAGAACGGTGTGCCATCTTTGTAAGAGAAGTGAAAAGTATCTTGTACCACAATCGCTCCCCAATTTCCAACTTTTGGCGATACACAAAGAAAGTGACCTTTCTTATCATCAAGAGCCTTATTGTTACTACGAGTAGTATACTTCCATCGCCCTTCCTTTTGAGGCATAAAACGTATTTTATAGGAATCTTCGCCATCGTAAAATCCATTAATTTGAACAGTGTCGGTATCGTTGTAAAAAATTGCTTCCAGTTGGATATTAGTAAATGGATTACCCGTTACGGCAGCCTGAAACTCGATCTCAAAGTAGCCCCACTTTTCAACCTTCGTTTGGGCATAAACATCGGTAGAAGACCATCTGGCTAAAGCTAGAATTAAAACAATAGAGAGATTTTTCATAAGAGTCGTCACTTTTAACTGACTAGTGGTGAATTACCTACCGTATTTTTTATGCGAAGAATTTACAACGAATATCTTTAAACGAGAGAAATTCGTGTTGAATTTGATGCTAGCCGAACACCGGCGTTAGGCTTTGTTTCCCATCAAGATGAACTACTCCTCTTTTATTTTTATATTTTTACTCTATACTTCAAGCCGCCTTTCGTACTGAAGCTATTAATTCAACTATGCTACGCACCTTCTTTTTGGCAGTCACTATTGCCTACATCACTACCGATGCTTGCGCCCAAGATTCTTCTGAAAACCCTATACAAGCTATTCATTCGCTCATTGATCAGTACGCTCAAGCGCGGGAGCAGCAAGATACCGTTTTGCTGAAACAGATTTTGACTGATGAAATAGATCAGCTAGTTTCATCGGGAGAGTGGCGAAGAGGAATTGGTAAGGCCAAGGAGGGAATGATGCGTAGCTCACGCCGTAATCCGGGGGAGCGAACGCTGACGGTAGAGCAAATCCGGTTTATTACTGAAGAAAGTGCTATTGCTGACGCCCGCTACGAAATCAGAAACGCTGATGGTGAGGTTGTTAGAAAAATGTGGAGCACTTTTGTAGTTGTTTATCAGGAAGATACTTGGAAAATTTCGGCTATCCGCAATATGCTTCCGGCTAAATAGAACCACGTTTAAGGACAATTTGCCATTTCATCCAGCATGTTTTGCAAGGTGTCCGTAACAAGGACTAATGCTGGCGGTGTATCTGGTTGTTCAAAGAATACGCTATGCTCGAAGGAATCTGACCTAAGCCCTACCATTCTGACTGGGGCATCAGCACATCCTGGACATCCAATTCGTTCGGGTAACGCTAGCAAGGCATCTATATCAAGCAGACTATTAAGCAAAATCCATTCTTCAGTTGTAGTGCTATCAATGCATATTATATCAGGCGAACCATTGTTGGCTCGACTTACATACTGCTTAACTTCCTTATTGACTTGAGTGTATAACAAAAAGGGTGTAACTCAGGCAGCTTTTTGGTAAAGAGCTTGTTGTTCGTGTTTGACTACTGTTTGTAGGTAGTTGTCCCAATCGCCGTTCTTTCTGACGGCTCGTAGGTTGAGCATATTCTGCGCACCTTGTTTTCCCCAATGCATGCCGTTTCTCTCCATACGGCTCTTTACAAAATGTCCACAGGCACTTTCCACCGCTCCGGTGGTGATAGGAAATCCTAGCTGTAGATAGGTTTTGTAATCTACCATATGCTGATGGTTGGTCAGGTAGGTGATGGCTCGTTGGACAGTGTCACGCTTGTATTGAGACAAGGTAGCCTGTTGCAAGATAACTTGCCATTGCTGTCGTACCTCATCATGCTGGCTGTCTAGTAACAAGGCGGCTTGGCTTCTCACCCAAGCAAAACGATTGGGATGCTTCTCCCCCCAATGAGCGTTAGCCACCTTCCAAACGTACTCTAGCAAGTGAATAAAATCCAGTACGTAGGCCTCTACCCGATGGGTAACTTTCTTTTCTTCTACCACTTGCCGAACTGCTTTTTCTAAGGCTCGGTCACCGTCTATCAAAACGATGATCGGCTTTTTTGCACTAGCATCGCGCCGAAGTAGGTTTTCCACCCCGTAGCGGATGGCCCCTACCTTGTCTGAGAGAAAGGCTCGTAGATGCTTGTGCTCGTGCCAGGTATGCCCTCCATCGGGCTTCTGCGGCTCATGGGTAGGGCAAAACAAGCTCTCTAAGAGTTCTTGAGCCTGCCGGGGCCGCGGGGTAAACGAACTGCTCAGGCTTACTGTGGCTTCTTTTTTGACCCCCTTCTTCTGTCCTTTGCTCAGACGAACCGCCGTACTTTCCTCAGCTCGCTGAGTTTCGCTGCGACGAATGGGCACCCCCTTACCGTCAAAGCCTACGCTCAAATGAGTACCATCTTCTATGTTTTCCCAGGCTTGTTGCTCATAAAAGTCTTTTACTTGCTCGCAAAGCCTGTAACTACACCGTTGGCTTTGCATACCCCTTAGGGGATGACCTAAGATGCGCTCCAACTGCTCAGCACTTTGGGCAAAGTCCATCTCGGTGGCCCCATACCCTAACCAATCATCCAATACGTAAGAATAGTTGCTCTTGGGTAAGCCCAACGCTTCGTCCAGCCGGTAATAGCTCTTACCAGTGGTTGAGTAATACTTGGGGCGGGCAATGGATAACGGGCCAAAAATGCTTCGGTAAGGCCGACTACGCAGCCCGGTGTTCTTCATCTTTTCCCCTGCACGATCAACGGGAACCCCCTGAACAGCGACTACCTGTTGTATACTCAAAATGTAGTATTCTAACAGTTGAAAACCTAACTGCAATAAACTGGTAAACAAAGACCGCTCTACCTGATGAATTCTCATTCCTTCTTTACTTCGGGCATCCATTTGGGCTATTATCTGATCTAAGTGTTGTCTTATCTGGTTGATTTTTGCTTCCTTTACTTCCATAGCGAGTTTTTTTGATGGTGGTTGAAGACCTCAAAATTAAGGGAATCTCTGCATTCCCACTCGCTTTTCCTCTGCACCCAATTCGTTATACACTCTATTGACTTCTAGCGTTGTAATGCAATACCCTAAACATTCGGGCGCACCTATGCTGTAACTGATAACTGGAGATGATAGTGTTGTGAGTTGAAGCTCTTCTTCTCCGCAGGAAAATATAGTAGTTGAAGAAAAAACGATAATCGCGAATATTTTCTTCATAAAGCACTTGGGTTTATTATCTTGAGACCCACTAAGTTTCAATATCGTTGTAACTAAGACTAAATTGCTACCCGAAGCCCAACAATGGATTGACCGCCTGCAAATGCAACCTCATCCCGAAGGCGGATTTTATAAAGAAACGTACAAAGCATCCGATAGCATTCCTGAGCTAGACCGTAGCTATTCTACGGGCATTTACTACTTACTACTGGAAAATGCTTTCTCAGCCTTTCATAGAATTAAATCGGACGAGATGTGGCACTTTTACGCGGGCGAAACGCTAGAGGTGGCTGTTTTGTACCCGGATGGTTCTCTCAAGGTTCATCGTCTCGGATCAAACTGGGAGCAGGGAGATCGATTTCAGTTGGTAGTTCCGGCCAATCACTGGTTTGCTTCGCGCATGGCTGACCCAACCACCTACGCTCTGGTTGGCTGTACCGTTGCTCCCGGCTTTGATTTTAGCGATTTTGAAATGGCTGACCGAGAAAAATTACTAAGCGAATTCCCGCAACACGAGACCACTATTCAGCAGCTTACTCGCTAATCATGCTCATAATTACCTGTTTTTAAGTACAGTATTTTCATAAAAAGGATTGAAGCCTACGCAACGTGGAACTAAGGGGCTGAAGAACTGAATATTAGCAATTTATCAGTTCTTCAGCTCCTTAGTTGTTCTTGGTCGTCTCACCGTGTCAATCATTAAGGGGGTTAAAGACTCACCGGTTTTATGATAAGGCTGTGTATTTTCAGATAGATTTTATACGAATTTACCCGAAAATGCGTAATTTTTACGGGCAACCTACAACAAATAATTCTATGAAGCTCGCTACCTTGTTTCTTTTAAGTGTACTATTTACTGCATCTACTTTTATTCCTGATGATTACCAACTGCTCCTGAGCGAAGATTTCGAAGGAAAGCAACCGCTAAAATCCTTTGAAATGACCGATCGGGCCGCCTGGAAAATCAGTAAAAGAGATGATAACCGGGCGTTGCACCTATTTGCTGCCAGTGACTACCAACCTCGTGTTCGTTCCCCGCGTAACATCGCCATGCTTTCTGATCAAATGTACGGCAGCTTTGTACTGGAAGCTGATCTGATGCAAACCGGACGCGAGTACGGTCACCGCGATATGTGCTTGTTTTTCGGAATGAAAGACCCCAGTAATTTTTACTACGTTCATCTGGCTACTACGCCTGATCCGCACGCCCACAATATTTTCTTAGTAAACGACGAACCCCGCGTAGCTATTGGCGAAAAAATATCCGACGGTATTGATTGGGGTGAAACCAATCAGTGGCATAAAATAAAAATTGAGCGCAGTGTAGAAGAAGGTACTATCAAAGTCTACTTCGACGATATGAAAAGCCCGATTATGGAAGCCACCGACACCCACT
This region of Tunicatimonas pelagia genomic DNA includes:
- a CDS encoding cupin domain-containing protein, with the protein product MLPEAQQWIDRLQMQPHPEGGFYKETYKASDSIPELDRSYSTGIYYLLLENAFSAFHRIKSDEMWHFYAGETLEVAVLYPDGSLKVHRLGSNWEQGDRFQLVVPANHWFASRMADPTTYALVGCTVAPGFDFSDFEMADREKLLSEFPQHETTIQQLTR
- a CDS encoding NAD-dependent epimerase/dehydratase family protein, whose protein sequence is MADTGKVLVVGSNGQLGVELTDALVDFYGEDQVIPSDITPSDRKNFIKLDVLNADQLRAIVQEQQIQEVYLLAALLSARGEKYPLVAWQINMDGLLNVLELAREGVIRKIFWPSSIAVFGETTPKIDTPQETIISPDTMYGITKLAGERLCAYYAKKFQVDVRSVRYPGLVGHRALPGGGTTDYAVAIYHKAVAGEVYRCFLAPNTRLPFLFMPDAVRATLEIMQVPANKISTRSSYNLAGFSTTPAEIATSIQQHIPDFQVEYEPDFRQQIADSWPESIDDQVARKDWGWQSRYSLADMSEVMIQHLKKQLSSKILSS
- a CDS encoding nuclear transport factor 2 family protein — protein: MLRTFFLAVTIAYITTDACAQDSSENPIQAIHSLIDQYAQAREQQDTVLLKQILTDEIDQLVSSGEWRRGIGKAKEGMMRSSRRNPGERTLTVEQIRFITEESAIADARYEIRNADGEVVRKMWSTFVVVYQEDTWKISAIRNMLPAK
- a CDS encoding alpha/beta fold hydrolase, giving the protein MHFIRLENLNIEYNLSGNKENETILFVHGLGANLNQFEKQHEYFSDSFQVLSINLRGHGESSFSYQPNQPDFTLSAMREDVIKVLDHLAIEQVHFVGNSMGGNVGYELLKSHPSRLKTFTTFGTTAELQKSKLTIVLMRTMYKLLSSRTLGSLSSSSGNTAYSKQLIKKMMSQMAKSTVLAIIPNIANFNYLAVIRNSKVPAMIIKGGKDQEINKVIGSTIEEFEQRGNFQLRNMTEAGHFANLDNPEQFNQLLEDFYNNH
- the kbl gene encoding glycine C-acetyltransferase, which gives rise to MYETLKPALEKELAEIREAGLYKSERIITTPQGAVIKTDAGEEVINFCANNYLGLSSHPQVIEAAKRTIDTHGFGLSSVRFICGTQDIHKELEQKISDFLGTEDTILYAAAFDANGGLFEPLLGKEDAIISDQLNHASIIDGVRLCKAMRFRYQHNNMADLEKQLREADSMGARHKIIVTDGVFSMDGTIAQLDKICDLADQYRALVMIDECHSTGFMGKTGRGVHEHCDVMGRVDIITGTLGKALGGASGGFTAARKEIVEMLRQRSRPYLFSNTLAPSIVGASIAVLDMLSSTTELRDKLEDNTTYFRQKMTEAGFDIKPGTHAIVPIMLYEAPLAQQFAARLLKKGIYVIGFFYPVVPQGQARIRVQMSAAHERAHLDQAINAFVEVGNELGVLVA
- a CDS encoding toxin-antitoxin system YwqK family antitoxin, with translation MRYLFCLFLLSGLSLSLAFAQDEKDKKEEEETVEKPFAPDTSDIFLVDPATQVPLTVNLEAEEEEEKEEKKAKKKKKRKKNVFYNIKTKKGFARSARGGTDVIETFHYLKEFEMPDPYVRDVYWYDTKRKQIRTTHNITKNKALILHGPYKKMTVDNEILEEGIFYKGTKHGRWTKYSKKDILLDKEKYTRGWPRESEITYYDEGKRTKPQEVIPVEYGEKEGYYFYFHPSGRIAVEGEYQEDQKVGIWTEFYDYDRRPKKQIKYTDDPYDDEARPYTMKEWSPEGKVVYEHKKDTR
- a CDS encoding DUF5060 domain-containing protein translates to MKNLSIVLILALARWSSTDVYAQTKVEKWGYFEIEFQAAVTGNPFTNIQLEAIFYNDTDTVQINGFYDGEDSYKIRFMPQKEGRWKYTTRSNNKALDDKKGHFLCVSPKVGNWGAIVVQDTFHFSYKDGTPFYPLGTTAYGWVQQDESTRTNSLKSLKNSPFNKVRFMILPHAPSGRELAQYPYEGSGKKWDFTRFNPEYFRKYEQYILELQSMGIQADLVLFHPYDKGVWGFDQMDKEEQYLYLNYVNARFGAFRNVWWSMANEFDLMTHRTVDDWDDYFHFFAEHDPYQHLRSNHNAGVWYDHTKPWVTHASIQSESWWRALSLREEYQKPIIFDEFCYEGNGDARIVALNGDVIRHRFWLMTILGAYGTHGEAYFQPKTNYQFFRQGGTFVGESAHQLKTLGKVLDGIPGQLTPMGNGWRLNWILAGIPNEYYLYYLGEYQNASWVLSELPKNQKFTIDLVNTVSGDITRLDGKYVKDDEVSLPGEPYFAMILRQVEQ
- a CDS encoding ISKra4 family transposase, with the translated sequence MEVKEAKINQIRQHLDQIIAQMDARSKEGMRIHQVERSLFTSLLQLGFQLLEYYILSIQQVVAVQGVPVDRAGEKMKNTGLRSRPYRSIFGPLSIARPKYYSTTGKSYYRLDEALGLPKSNYSYVLDDWLGYGATEMDFAQSAEQLERILGHPLRGMQSQRCSYRLCEQVKDFYEQQAWENIEDGTHLSVGFDGKGVPIRRSETQRAEESTAVRLSKGQKKGVKKEATVSLSSSFTPRPRQAQELLESLFCPTHEPQKPDGGHTWHEHKHLRAFLSDKVGAIRYGVENLLRRDASAKKPIIVLIDGDRALEKAVRQVVEEKKVTHRVEAYVLDFIHLLEYVWKVANAHWGEKHPNRFAWVRSQAALLLDSQHDEVRQQWQVILQQATLSQYKRDTVQRAITYLTNHQHMVDYKTYLQLGFPITTGAVESACGHFVKSRMERNGMHWGKQGAQNMLNLRAVRKNGDWDNYLQTVVKHEQQALYQKAA